Proteins from one Rosa chinensis cultivar Old Blush chromosome 7, RchiOBHm-V2, whole genome shotgun sequence genomic window:
- the LOC121050689 gene encoding uncharacterized protein LOC121050689, with the protein MSIQCKWAKNGGDISIVLEALRVEDLDSSVQTPFALLPHMKYASTLKNPVDRYRQTMMEDFEFTDGDCSFSQGKHKLDFEWRCAVIANLMGKPNSTNTFDFMLRENGDLTFWVRIFGLPVKYFKEFTVAKIGKILGDVVRVGKLTIGQSRGKFARVCVEVDLSKPLRPYVEVESTAYNVVYEGISLICFECGCFGHSKDKCPTLKFPANDSIIQHDPSSDTALAHTNDSTRVVPSDVNMTSVQNGQVSPPPCDVIKEDMGPWMLMIYRNKKKSNDSGAAKKHGNSSSRFSILQEESGMESVLPEKTIKDNHVDIVAPIVKLWKNFQDKKKVASVSTKANSASDTDAILKSPDLAGKLSPAKVTSVFADKSNMKSKGESQ; encoded by the exons CCTCATATGAAATATGCTAGCACACTCAAGAATCCGGTGGATCGTTATAGACAAACCATGATGGAGGATTTTGAGTTTACTGATGGTGACTGCTCTTTCTCACAAGGTAAACATAAGCTTGACTTTGAATGGCGCTGTGCTGTGATTGCGAATCTCATGGGAAAACCTAATTCTACCAACACTTTTGACTTCATGCTGAGAG AAAATGGAGACCTGACTTTCTGGGTCAGAATTTTTGGTCTACCTGTCAAGTATTTCAAGGAGTTCACTGTTGCTAAAATTGGAAAGATACTTGGTGATGTTGTGAGGGTTGGCAAGCTTACTATTGGACAATCTAGAGGAAAATTTGCTCGTGTCTGTGTTGAAGTTGATCTAAGCAAGCCTCTGCGTCCATATGTTGAAGTTGAATCTACTGCTTATAATGTTGTGTATGAAGGCATCTCCCTTATTTGCTTCGAGTGTGGCTGCTTTGGTCACTCTAAGGATAAATGTCCCACACTAAAATTTCCTGCAAATGATAGCATTATTCAACATGACCCTAGTAGTGATACTGCTCTGGCCCATACCAATGACTCTACTAGAGTTGTCCCTTCTGATGTTAACATGACAAGTGTGCAAAATGGGCAAGTCTCCCCTCCTCCCTGTGATGTAATTAAGGAGGATATGGGACCTTGGATGCTTATGATTTACAGGAATAAGAAGAAAAGCAATGACAGTGGTGCAGCCAAAAAACATGGAAATTCTAGTTCCAGGTTTTCTATTTTGCAGGAGGAAAGTGGCATGGAATCTGTTCTGCCTGAGAAGACTATAAAGGACAATCATGTTGACATTGTGGCCCCTATTGTCAAACTTTGGAAGAATTTTCAAGACAAAAAGAAAGTTGCCTCTGTGTCCACCAAAGCCAATTCTGCTTCTGACACTGATGCCATTTTGAAGAGTCCTGATCTAGCTGGTAAACTCTCCCCAGCTAAAGTTACTTCGGTATTTGCTGATAAGTCTAATATGAAGAGCAAGGGAGAATCCCAATGA